In Penaeus vannamei isolate JL-2024 chromosome 4, ASM4276789v1, whole genome shotgun sequence, a single window of DNA contains:
- the LOC113806017 gene encoding salivary glue protein Sgs-3, with protein sequence MRKGSSFWCTVASLAVLLLAFSDTVAGDDEIVQSIQQELQHIGESLDELVLLVNPETTTTDLPSSTVSSDEPASPGSSSTTSASSGASVQSSTTDAPVETTKTQAPVETTETQAPVETTETQAPVETTETQAPVETTKTQAPVETTKTQAPVETTKTQAPVETTKTQAPVETTKTQAPVETTKTQAPVETTKTQAPVETTKTPAPVETTEVPPGPKSFDETKASSSEPSQPSSSEEPQTSTSEPSQSSSSEQPQTSSSAPTTTIPPTPVCITNETSSGNDADLCERLTSVLEDIEAVTSTVAKGTMGQAELDDLRNCSTRLDDVIEDMRNNTDFLASSVDVEELIARKDALDEVLTEAEKAVEDALSTDDYDPTLAIVLGVLGGLLGVGIIGYVGFTFYKKNKAKKARKNDNPMTSMERGSGQDNSAYAGSSNRII encoded by the exons ATGAGGAAAGGCTCGAGTTTTTGGTGCACTGTCGCATCGCTGGCGGTTTTATTGTTGGCATTCTCCGATACTGTGGCTGGAGATGATG AAATCGTCCAGAGTATTCAGCAAGAACTCCAGCACATCGGCGAGTCCCTGGATGAGCTGGTGCTGCTGGTGAATCCCGAGACGACAACGACTGATCTTCCATCATCAACGGTGTCTTCAGACGAACCTGCATCCCCCGGTTCTTCATCAACGACATCAGCATCATCTGGAGCTTCAGTTCAGTCATCTACGACAGATGCTCCGGTAGAGACAACTAAAACACAAGCTCCGGTAGAGACAACTGAAACACAAGCTCCAGTTGAGACAACTGAAACACAAGCTCCGGTAGAGACAACTGAAACACAAGCTCCGGTAGAGACAACTAAAACACAAGCTCCGGTAGAGACAACTAAAACACAAGCTCCGGTAGAGACAACTAAAACACAAGCTCCGGTAGAGACAACTAAAACACAAGCTCCGGTAGAGACAACTAAAACACAAGCTCCGGTAGAGACAACTAAAACACAAGCTCCGGTAGAGACAACTAAAACACAAGCTCCGGTAGAGACAACTAAAACACCAGCTCCGGTAGAGACAACAGAAGTACCACCTGGCCCAAAGTCTTTTGATGAGACAAAAGCCTCCTCAAGTGAACCATCCCAACCGTCCTCGAGCGAGGAGCCGCAAACCTCCACAAGTGAACCATCCCAATCCTCTTCAAGCGAACAGCCTCAGACCTCCTCGAGCGCACCCACAACAACCATCCCACCCACTCCCGTCTGCATAACGAACGAGACATCGAGCGGTAACGACGCAGACCTGTGCGAGCGCCTGACTTCGGTCCTGGAAGACATCGAGGCCGTTACGAGCACCGTGGCCAAGGGAACCATGGGCCAGGCTGAATTGGACGACTTGAGGAACTGCTCCACGAGGCTTGACGATGTGATTGAGGACATGCGCAACAACACAGACTTCCTCGCCAGCAGCGTTGACGTTGAGGAGCTGATTGCGAGGAAAGATGCTCTCGACGAG GTGCTGACGGAGGCCGAAAAAGCAGTGGAAGATGCGCTGTCAACAGATGACTACGACCCGACACTGGCCATCGTTCTTGGTGTTCTGGGAGGCCTCCTGGGAGTCGGCATCATCGGCTACGTTGGCTTCACTTTCTATAAGAAGAACAAGGCcaaaaag GCACGGAAGAATGATAATCCTATGACAAGCATGGAGAGAGGTTCAGGGCAAGACAATAGCGCATACGCCGGCAGCAGCAACAGAATTATCTAG